A single Crateriforma conspicua DNA region contains:
- a CDS encoding sigma-54-dependent transcriptional regulator, with protein MTTNDSGNAPADVLVVDDEPSICWAFQRMLEEQGHHVRTASSAEEGLELASDRAPDLILLDVRLPKEDGISALPKFRSVTNEAPVVIMTAFGDLDTAVAAVRQGASDYLVKPFRLEDARRVCKNALRRPAVTSASVTSPTASGANDIVGVSAAIQHVFRQIALVASSDLSVLITGETGTGKELVAAAIHKHSDRADKPYLPIAPVALNEDLIESELFGHVKGAFTGATDDRQGLFERAEGGTILLDEIGDLPMHIQVKLLRVLEQREYFRVGDVTPRRCNVRLLAATNADLGHAVRENRFREDLFYRLNGLHIHLPPLRQRREDVAPLVQHFLRLAGHADPASLVSDDLIVDLQNRLWEGNVRELRNAVERAAVVARGRRLSVDDFPVASSRHDLSPTDDRPFDLAAHVDSWVRDALSDGHRSDLLARLHAEVEKPLIRILMQRTGQNRAKTAEMLGIHRGTLREKIRSYGLESDPTPEP; from the coding sequence ATGACGACGAACGATTCAGGAAACGCACCGGCCGATGTCTTGGTGGTTGATGATGAACCGTCGATTTGTTGGGCGTTTCAGCGGATGTTGGAGGAACAGGGACACCACGTCCGAACTGCATCTTCGGCGGAGGAAGGCTTGGAACTTGCGTCGGACCGTGCGCCCGATTTGATTCTGTTGGACGTCAGGCTGCCGAAAGAAGACGGTATCTCGGCGCTCCCCAAGTTTCGATCCGTGACCAACGAGGCGCCCGTTGTCATCATGACGGCCTTTGGTGACTTGGACACCGCGGTTGCCGCCGTTCGTCAAGGCGCCAGCGACTATCTGGTGAAACCGTTCCGTTTGGAAGACGCACGGCGGGTCTGTAAGAACGCACTTCGTCGGCCCGCGGTCACCAGTGCATCCGTGACTTCACCGACTGCCAGCGGGGCCAACGATATTGTCGGCGTCTCTGCAGCGATTCAGCACGTGTTTCGCCAGATCGCTTTGGTGGCATCCAGCGATTTAAGCGTGTTGATCACGGGGGAAACGGGAACGGGAAAGGAGTTGGTGGCAGCGGCAATCCACAAACATAGCGACCGTGCCGACAAGCCGTATCTTCCCATCGCTCCGGTCGCATTGAATGAAGACTTGATCGAAAGCGAATTGTTCGGCCACGTGAAAGGTGCTTTCACGGGCGCCACCGACGATCGCCAAGGCTTATTCGAACGAGCCGAGGGGGGGACGATTCTGTTGGATGAGATCGGAGACTTGCCGATGCACATTCAAGTCAAGTTGCTAAGAGTTCTGGAGCAACGCGAATACTTTCGTGTCGGCGACGTGACGCCGCGTCGGTGCAATGTCCGTCTGCTGGCGGCCACCAATGCGGACCTTGGTCATGCCGTTCGTGAGAATCGATTTCGCGAAGACTTGTTTTATCGCTTGAACGGCTTGCACATCCACCTGCCACCCTTGCGTCAACGTCGCGAGGACGTAGCACCCTTGGTTCAGCATTTCTTACGGCTGGCGGGACACGCAGATCCGGCATCTTTGGTCTCGGACGATCTGATCGTCGATCTCCAGAATCGACTTTGGGAAGGCAACGTGCGCGAGCTTCGAAACGCGGTGGAACGCGCGGCGGTTGTGGCACGCGGCCGTCGTCTATCCGTTGACGATTTTCCAGTGGCATCATCCCGTCATGATCTCTCACCGACGGACGACCGGCCGTTTGATTTGGCGGCTCATGTTGATAGCTGGGTTCGCGATGCGCTCTCGGACGGCCACCGGTCGGATTTGTTGGCCCGACTGCATGCCGAAGTTGAAAAACCATTGATTCGCATTTTGATGCAACGGACGGGGCAAAACCGAGCGAAGACGGCGGAGATGCTGGGGATTCATCGCGGGACGTTGCGCGAAAAGATCCGCAGCTACGGCCTTGAAAGCGACCCGACTCCGGAACCCTAA
- a CDS encoding c-type cytochrome, with amino-acid sequence MPKLLVVFWLGLLAWGCRSGLAESADAGESGFKSPMHLLVSEDQQRLFVCETTGRALSVIDTESRVLRKRIRLPQNPTGVAMLDSNRLLVTAGAADGVVLEVDVDSSEVRSVQQDLHAPVAPVVDAKRKRIYVADRYRSSIVVMGLDGRVIDRVAVSREPCAAVMTPNGRALVVAHELPDGTADGQYLAAKVVLIDLDSLHTVTLELPNGSNSLRDVCVDADGRFAYVTHVLARYRLPTTQLERGWMNTNAVTVIDVPDQRVVNTVLLDEIDRGAANPWGVAVDGGGNRLCVAHAGTQEISVIDRADLHRKLNDAAAGRKVTEVSNQAKNVPNDLAFLVGARQRIDVEGNGARSLVIFGHTVAVAMFFTDEIVFVDLSRTNPKQVDRLKLGDDVEMTPQRRGEMYFHDASLCFQTWQSCSSCHPSDGRVDGLNWDLLNDGIGNPKNTKSLLLSHQTPPAMALGVRANAEAAVRAGIRHIQFAVRPEADASAIDEYLKSLRPLPSPHRIDGELSEAAERGREVFATSGCIHCHAGPNFTEGNAYDVGTGLSRERGKRFDTPSLVEVWRTAPYLHDGRAATIKDVFVKFNENDRHGRTSELSDEQVNDLVAYVLSL; translated from the coding sequence ATGCCAAAGTTGCTCGTCGTATTCTGGTTAGGATTGCTGGCCTGGGGATGTCGATCTGGCTTGGCGGAGTCGGCCGATGCCGGTGAATCTGGATTCAAATCTCCGATGCATTTGCTAGTGTCGGAAGACCAGCAGAGGTTGTTTGTGTGTGAGACGACCGGACGAGCGCTCTCGGTCATTGATACTGAAAGTCGGGTGTTACGTAAGCGAATCCGTTTGCCGCAGAATCCAACCGGGGTGGCGATGCTGGATTCCAATCGTTTGTTGGTGACCGCGGGTGCCGCTGACGGGGTGGTGCTGGAGGTGGATGTCGATTCGTCAGAGGTTCGTTCGGTCCAACAGGATTTGCATGCGCCGGTTGCTCCCGTGGTCGATGCAAAGCGGAAACGGATCTACGTCGCCGACCGCTATCGATCCAGCATCGTCGTGATGGGGTTGGACGGCAGGGTGATCGATCGTGTGGCGGTATCACGCGAGCCCTGTGCCGCGGTGATGACACCCAATGGCCGGGCGTTGGTCGTTGCACACGAATTGCCCGATGGCACCGCCGACGGTCAATACTTGGCGGCAAAGGTGGTATTGATCGACCTCGATTCGCTGCACACGGTCACGCTGGAGCTGCCCAACGGATCCAATTCGCTACGGGATGTTTGTGTGGATGCCGATGGCCGGTTCGCGTACGTGACGCACGTTTTGGCCAGGTATCGGTTGCCGACCACTCAATTGGAACGCGGTTGGATGAACACCAACGCGGTGACAGTGATCGATGTTCCGGATCAGCGAGTGGTCAATACGGTTTTGCTGGATGAAATCGATCGTGGGGCTGCCAATCCTTGGGGCGTTGCGGTTGATGGGGGCGGCAATCGACTTTGTGTTGCCCATGCGGGCACGCAAGAAATCAGCGTGATCGATCGCGCCGATTTGCATCGCAAGTTGAACGATGCGGCGGCCGGACGAAAGGTGACCGAGGTGTCGAATCAAGCGAAGAACGTTCCCAACGATTTGGCATTCTTGGTGGGGGCTCGGCAACGCATCGACGTGGAAGGCAATGGCGCGCGGTCGCTAGTCATCTTTGGTCATACCGTGGCGGTCGCCATGTTTTTTACGGACGAAATCGTTTTCGTTGATTTATCGAGAACGAATCCGAAGCAAGTCGACCGATTGAAGCTTGGCGATGATGTGGAAATGACGCCGCAGCGTCGAGGCGAGATGTATTTCCATGATGCTTCCCTGTGTTTTCAGACTTGGCAAAGTTGCTCCAGTTGCCATCCCAGTGATGGGCGGGTGGATGGATTGAACTGGGACTTGCTGAACGATGGGATTGGCAATCCGAAGAACACCAAATCGTTGTTGCTATCGCATCAGACACCTCCGGCCATGGCGTTGGGCGTTCGTGCGAATGCAGAGGCCGCCGTGCGAGCTGGGATTCGGCACATTCAATTCGCCGTGCGTCCGGAGGCGGATGCGTCGGCGATCGACGAGTATTTGAAAAGCCTGCGTCCGCTGCCCAGCCCCCACCGCATCGATGGCGAACTGAGCGAAGCGGCCGAGCGAGGCCGCGAGGTATTCGCGACGTCGGGCTGCATCCACTGTCACGCTGGACCGAATTTCACCGAAGGCAATGCCTATGACGTGGGCACTGGTTTAAGCCGGGAACGTGGAAAGCGGTTTGACACGCCGTCGCTGGTGGAAGTGTGGCGTACCGCGCCGTATCTGCACGACGGACGTGCGGCCACCATCAAAGACGTCTTCGTGAAATTCAATGAAAACGATCGTCACGGACGAACGTCCGAACTGAGCGACGAACAGGTCAACGATCTGGTCGCGTACGTTCTGTCGTTGTAA
- a CDS encoding sensor histidine kinase, translating to MISLANRHRDSLQIRVLAPLLGVATAAALLVTAASWWFGQKSALLEMEERFASIESTVARSTFPLNSTVLESLSGLTKTQWVTLDAEGNLVSATLPIDDQDIGQFQALRPLDSGWHPIRCEGVRFMARAFHRVQSGYRVDGVASVAVLFPRSKVDAAARQAALFPLATGLSTIVVVCVGIWTILVGMIRRLNRLQQHVERIAQGDFDARLEDANNDELGRLSRAANVMAGQLDQLWQQVHAQQGEKLLHQISGGMAHQLRNTLTGARMAMELHQSSCPIEDQQDIDVAVDQIQQAENYIQRLLSLGAAGAGAPDAKPATITQCIDDLRSTHRPVAQHLRVKLIWDVAPETGGRWVSNGSSFCVAVSNLVLNALQVASVVEIRVASGRSDGQAEQCRVQVIDNGPGIDPVVADRLFEPFVTSKPEGMGLGLPLAQRCVDDLGGQIDCRGRDDGTSGTIFEFFCAVKATKPK from the coding sequence GTGATTTCTTTGGCAAACCGTCACCGTGATTCGCTTCAGATTCGCGTCTTGGCACCTCTGCTGGGCGTGGCGACGGCGGCGGCATTGTTGGTTACCGCGGCGTCGTGGTGGTTCGGCCAGAAATCGGCTTTGCTGGAAATGGAAGAGCGTTTTGCCTCGATCGAATCCACCGTGGCGCGGTCGACTTTTCCCCTGAATTCAACGGTGCTGGAATCGCTTTCGGGTTTGACCAAGACGCAGTGGGTGACTTTGGATGCCGAAGGAAATTTGGTTTCGGCAACCTTGCCCATTGATGACCAAGACATCGGGCAGTTTCAAGCGTTGCGTCCCTTGGATTCCGGCTGGCATCCCATCCGATGCGAAGGTGTCCGGTTCATGGCTCGAGCCTTTCACCGTGTCCAATCCGGTTATCGTGTGGACGGCGTCGCATCGGTTGCCGTTCTGTTTCCCCGGTCCAAGGTCGACGCGGCTGCACGGCAAGCCGCCTTGTTTCCTTTGGCGACCGGCTTGTCCACGATCGTGGTCGTATGTGTGGGGATTTGGACCATCCTTGTGGGAATGATTCGACGTTTGAACCGGCTGCAACAGCACGTGGAACGGATCGCCCAAGGTGACTTTGACGCGCGGCTGGAAGATGCCAACAACGATGAACTGGGGCGATTGTCTAGGGCTGCCAACGTGATGGCCGGCCAATTGGATCAATTGTGGCAACAGGTGCATGCCCAGCAAGGCGAAAAGCTGTTGCATCAGATATCCGGCGGTATGGCGCACCAATTACGCAACACGCTGACCGGCGCTCGCATGGCGATGGAGTTACATCAATCGTCGTGTCCCATCGAAGACCAGCAGGACATTGATGTTGCGGTCGACCAGATTCAACAAGCCGAAAACTATATCCAGCGGCTGTTGTCCTTGGGGGCCGCCGGCGCGGGGGCCCCCGATGCCAAGCCCGCGACGATCACACAATGTATCGACGATCTTCGTTCCACTCACCGGCCCGTCGCGCAACACTTGCGGGTCAAGCTGATTTGGGATGTCGCCCCGGAGACCGGGGGGCGATGGGTCAGCAACGGATCATCGTTCTGTGTCGCGGTTTCGAATCTGGTGCTGAACGCCCTGCAGGTGGCAAGCGTTGTGGAGATTCGTGTGGCGTCGGGACGGAGCGACGGACAGGCGGAACAATGCCGCGTCCAGGTCATTGATAATGGACCGGGGATCGATCCCGTGGTCGCTGATCGGTTGTTTGAACCGTTTGTGACGTCCAAACCCGAAGGGATGGGGTTGGGGTTGCCGTTGGCACAGCGATGCGTCGACGATTTGGGGGGGCAAATCGATTGTCGTGGCCGCGATGATGGCACATCCGGAACGATCTTTGAATTCTTCTGTGCCGTGAAAGCGACCAAGCCGAAATGA
- a CDS encoding STAS domain-containing protein — protein MIDYRTEVVGKNEDVLVVHLRGRMDSVTSDFLFDVFSSQIESDLNRVVIDCEELDYVSSSGLAALVRLHSRLRKAGGIVKLAAVNSSITDVLRVVHFEKLFGIYDTVDDAVLAF, from the coding sequence ATGATTGACTATCGGACCGAAGTGGTTGGCAAGAACGAGGACGTCTTGGTGGTGCACCTGCGCGGGCGGATGGATTCGGTGACGTCCGATTTTCTGTTCGACGTCTTCAGCAGCCAAATTGAATCCGATTTGAATCGTGTCGTGATCGATTGTGAAGAATTGGACTATGTGTCCAGTTCAGGCCTAGCAGCGTTGGTAAGGTTGCACTCACGTCTTCGCAAAGCGGGTGGCATTGTCAAACTCGCAGCCGTCAATTCCTCGATCACAGACGTGTTGCGTGTCGTGCACTTCGAGAAGCTTTTCGGAATTTACGACACCGTCGATGACGCCGTGCTTGCCTTTTAG
- a CDS encoding B12-binding domain-containing radical SAM protein, translating to MSPKRLTKKRLTLINPVNNVRSGFAVNPSSRFPPLGLGILASLTPDDWEVELLDENFAPFSYRDADLVGITAFTSAANRAYEIASIYRDQGVPVVMGGIHASMCSDEALRFADAVVVGEAESVWRQVLADADAGCLRGLYHGQWLDPDRVAPPRRDIYSDEYVFASVQTSRGCPLDCEFCSVTAYNGRRYRRRPVADVLDELEALNNEMVFFVDDNIIGNGASCRKQALELFQGMVARGMNKTWFCQASISVADDPEVLDWAARAGCRMIFIGIEAEDIDALTEVNKRLNLKKGASAYQETFDRIHASGIAVLGAFIFGMDSDTPEALFRRAEFMVNSDVDAMQLTTMTPLPGTRLFQRLEEEGRLLYANFPNDWAHYDLTKLVHRPKSMPPDELWDIIRQCTERVYDLHTLKTKARRTLETTGSMEATEFAYRTNINYRNIGLALGTLV from the coding sequence ATGAGCCCGAAACGACTGACGAAAAAACGACTGACATTGATCAACCCTGTGAACAATGTTCGGTCCGGTTTTGCCGTGAATCCAAGTTCGCGGTTTCCACCGCTGGGCTTAGGAATTCTGGCATCGTTGACACCCGACGACTGGGAGGTGGAGCTGCTGGATGAAAACTTTGCACCGTTTTCATACCGGGACGCCGACTTGGTCGGCATCACCGCGTTCACCTCTGCAGCGAATCGAGCGTACGAGATCGCGAGCATCTATCGCGACCAGGGCGTGCCGGTCGTGATGGGTGGGATTCACGCGTCAATGTGCTCCGATGAAGCATTGCGTTTTGCCGATGCGGTCGTTGTCGGCGAAGCCGAATCGGTTTGGCGGCAAGTGCTTGCGGATGCCGATGCCGGGTGTCTTCGCGGGCTTTACCACGGACAATGGTTGGATCCGGATCGTGTCGCCCCGCCACGAAGGGACATCTATAGCGATGAGTATGTCTTTGCCTCGGTGCAGACGTCCCGCGGCTGTCCCCTGGATTGCGAATTCTGTTCGGTCACCGCCTACAACGGTCGACGCTATCGCCGTCGTCCCGTCGCCGATGTGCTGGATGAGTTGGAGGCGCTGAACAACGAAATGGTCTTCTTTGTCGACGACAATATCATCGGCAACGGTGCCTCCTGTCGAAAACAGGCGTTGGAACTGTTTCAGGGGATGGTCGCCCGAGGCATGAACAAGACCTGGTTTTGCCAGGCGTCGATCAGCGTGGCTGATGACCCAGAAGTGTTGGACTGGGCCGCGCGTGCCGGATGCCGAATGATATTCATCGGGATTGAAGCCGAAGACATCGACGCGTTGACGGAGGTCAACAAACGATTGAATTTGAAAAAGGGTGCGTCGGCTTATCAGGAAACCTTTGACCGTATCCACGCATCGGGAATCGCTGTACTGGGGGCATTCATCTTTGGGATGGACAGCGACACGCCGGAGGCCCTTTTTCGTCGTGCGGAATTTATGGTCAATAGCGACGTCGATGCGATGCAATTGACCACCATGACGCCATTGCCAGGCACGCGGCTTTTTCAACGACTCGAAGAAGAAGGGCGTTTGCTGTACGCGAATTTTCCCAATGATTGGGCACACTACGATTTGACCAAACTGGTGCATCGTCCCAAATCAATGCCCCCGGACGAACTGTGGGACATCATCCGTCAGTGCACCGAGCGGGTGTATGATCTCCACACGTTGAAAACAAAAGCCAGACGCACACTAGAAACCACCGGCAGCATGGAAGCCACGGAGTTCGCGTATCGGACCAACATCAACTATCGAAACATCGGGCTCGCGCTGGGAACCTTGGTTTAG
- a CDS encoding HzsA-related protein codes for MPTVKSCCAIGILFCSFRFLDAASIEQDLLPGDVAQIVFAERSLNYDGHWYANFGYYADDRDRKAYGAFGRLAKLDVATGKVTVLLDDPKGAVRDPVVHYDGQTIVFSYRPGDSDFYHLYEIQTDGTGLRQLTDGPFDDIEPTWMPDDSLVFVSTRAKRWVNCWLTHVAVLYACDRNGQNIHQLSANIEHDNTPWPLNDGRILYQRWEYIDRSQVDYHHLWTMNPDGSGAMVFYGNQSPSTLMIDAKPIPGTDNVVSIFSPGHGRKEHAGAVYVVSPKQGPDQESSAIRITPEKDFNYRDPYAVTPDLILCARTSKLLWISPDGQQGELYQVDAERAEQSVWVHEPRPLVPRQREPVIPSRVNARQATGRMFLSDVKQGRRMKKGGKPITRLLVVESLPKPINYTGGMEPISYGGTFTLERLLGTVPVESDGSAFFEVPALRSLFFIAVDEDGDTVKRMQSFTNVMPGETTGCVGCHEHRTQSPDMIDTTQDYLAIGRPPSQIQPIEGVPDVFDFPRDIQPILDRHCVTCHCTERREGGVMLTGDHGPVYSHSYYMLTYLKQFVDGRNEAKSNLSPYSIGAAVSPLMQKLSGEHYGVNATETERKIVKYWIETGAPYPGTYAALASGMIGGYQENKQVHHTGREWPETILAAAAIRRRCVSCHEKIPKDLSDNSQISFWRPTWDEPNLGRTRHIVFNLTHPEKSLVLRAPLVKEAGGEGRCGGKPVFRSKHDPDYQAILSMIRAGHQDLQKRKRFDMPGFEPTAPYVREMKRFGILPPEFQLGRDAIDVYETDRAYWESLWYHPVDHEVTVP; via the coding sequence ATGCCCACCGTTAAGTCTTGTTGTGCGATCGGCATCTTGTTTTGCAGTTTCCGCTTTTTGGATGCTGCGTCTATTGAACAGGATTTGTTGCCAGGCGATGTCGCGCAAATCGTGTTTGCCGAACGGTCATTGAACTATGACGGGCATTGGTACGCCAATTTTGGATACTATGCCGATGACCGTGATCGCAAAGCGTACGGGGCTTTCGGGCGTTTGGCGAAATTGGATGTCGCAACAGGCAAAGTCACCGTCTTGTTAGACGATCCAAAGGGGGCGGTTCGCGATCCGGTGGTGCATTATGACGGTCAAACGATCGTGTTTTCATACCGCCCCGGCGATAGCGATTTCTATCATCTGTACGAGATTCAAACCGATGGCACGGGGCTTCGGCAGCTGACCGATGGACCCTTTGATGATATCGAACCGACCTGGATGCCAGACGATTCGCTGGTGTTTGTTTCCACACGTGCCAAGCGATGGGTGAACTGCTGGCTGACGCACGTCGCGGTTTTGTATGCTTGCGATCGAAACGGTCAAAACATTCACCAGTTGTCGGCCAACATTGAACACGACAACACACCATGGCCATTGAATGATGGTCGTATCTTGTACCAGCGTTGGGAATACATCGACCGATCGCAAGTCGACTATCATCATCTTTGGACGATGAATCCCGATGGTTCCGGTGCGATGGTTTTCTATGGAAATCAAAGCCCGTCAACGTTGATGATCGATGCCAAGCCCATCCCGGGAACGGACAACGTCGTGTCTATCTTTTCGCCCGGCCACGGACGCAAGGAACATGCCGGCGCGGTGTACGTCGTCAGTCCCAAACAAGGGCCGGATCAAGAATCGTCAGCGATTCGAATCACGCCAGAGAAGGATTTCAACTATCGCGACCCCTATGCTGTCACGCCCGACCTGATTCTTTGTGCCCGAACCAGCAAATTGCTTTGGATTAGCCCTGATGGCCAGCAGGGTGAACTGTATCAAGTGGACGCCGAACGCGCCGAGCAATCCGTCTGGGTTCACGAACCACGTCCCCTGGTCCCGCGGCAACGCGAGCCCGTCATTCCATCGCGGGTCAATGCACGACAAGCGACAGGACGAATGTTTCTGTCGGATGTCAAGCAAGGACGGCGGATGAAGAAGGGCGGGAAACCGATCACTCGTCTGCTGGTGGTCGAATCCTTGCCAAAGCCGATCAACTACACCGGTGGTATGGAACCGATCAGCTATGGCGGAACCTTTACGCTGGAAAGACTGTTGGGAACGGTTCCGGTCGAATCAGACGGATCTGCATTCTTTGAAGTGCCGGCGTTGCGATCGTTGTTCTTTATCGCGGTCGATGAGGATGGGGACACCGTGAAGCGAATGCAGTCGTTCACCAACGTGATGCCTGGTGAGACCACCGGGTGCGTCGGATGCCACGAGCATCGGACACAAAGTCCCGACATGATCGACACCACTCAGGACTATCTGGCCATCGGCCGGCCGCCAAGTCAGATCCAACCCATCGAAGGTGTTCCCGACGTTTTTGATTTTCCGCGTGACATCCAGCCCATCTTGGATCGACATTGCGTCACTTGCCACTGCACCGAACGTCGCGAAGGTGGTGTGATGCTGACGGGAGACCATGGGCCGGTGTATTCGCACAGCTATTACATGCTGACGTATTTGAAGCAGTTCGTTGACGGACGCAATGAAGCGAAAAGCAATCTGTCACCCTATTCCATCGGTGCCGCGGTCAGTCCGTTGATGCAAAAGTTGTCAGGCGAACACTACGGCGTAAACGCAACCGAGACGGAACGAAAGATCGTAAAGTACTGGATTGAGACGGGGGCACCCTATCCGGGAACCTACGCGGCGTTAGCCAGCGGCATGATTGGTGGCTATCAAGAAAACAAACAGGTGCATCACACGGGTCGAGAGTGGCCGGAGACGATTTTGGCCGCTGCTGCGATCCGGCGACGATGCGTTTCCTGTCACGAGAAGATTCCGAAGGATCTTTCCGACAATTCCCAGATCTCGTTTTGGCGTCCGACGTGGGACGAGCCGAATTTGGGGAGAACACGTCACATCGTTTTCAATCTGACGCACCCCGAGAAGTCTTTGGTGTTGCGTGCACCGCTGGTCAAGGAAGCGGGGGGCGAGGGCCGATGTGGTGGCAAGCCAGTGTTTCGGTCCAAGCATGATCCCGATTATCAAGCGATTTTGTCAATGATTCGCGCCGGGCATCAAGATTTGCAGAAGCGAAAGCGATTTGACATGCCGGGTTTCGAACCAACCGCCCCGTATGTTCGCGAAATGAAGCGGTTCGGTATTTTGCCTCCGGAATTTCAGCTCGGACGCGACGCTATTGATGTGTACGAAACGGATCGAGCCTATTGGGAATCGCTTTGGTATCACCCGGTGGATCACGAGGTCACGGTGCCATGA
- a CDS encoding Ig-like domain-containing protein yields the protein MGKTVRCACRIRYVPRFETMESRRLLAAIVMTPQEQLHLELVNAARADPLGTAAQAGYPLNDGLSPGTISSSPKQPLAPNQQLIAAARGHSRDMIDRAYFDHVSPDGKDPGQRIRESGYSPRRWGENISAIYGWFGDQSDTQFHHWNLFDSPPHRVNIMDDSFREIGVGAVAIDGDDLLTQVYGTRNGNAFLTGVAFAEGNFDRMYSIGEELAELRIEARNQNGGVYETVTGPSGGYALAVPNGVYEMTATGAGLDQPIVVSGVTMAGRNVKVDFVTGMTEIGPDSYEPNDGFAKAVAIDSGSVVINDLTIDHAGDLDHFRWQSRSAGTVTVLLEGQSDGGDIDLSVYDADEAFVTGSTNYGDEESVLFQAEAGAVYVLKVEGYAGELHPGYRLIVEAPRPPKLNDDGALTAAGTSVQIDLLANDVVGDQPLDALTMRIRVPANNGNVEIDEAGIATYTPDPEFLGTDSFTYDVADEMQRVGEPATVFIHVGVQPEHNPQNRYDVSGEGDVSAYDALLVINRLGRELGSTQSEIPVSMAGHGYPFYDVDGSGTISSYDALLVINQVSRGRYAAEPESTEADVQRPNRVSPAMQSKDDPFVQWIDEGLKQLF from the coding sequence ATGGGCAAAACAGTGCGGTGTGCGTGTCGGATTCGGTACGTTCCGCGGTTCGAAACCATGGAATCACGCCGGTTGCTGGCGGCGATCGTGATGACGCCTCAGGAACAGTTGCACTTGGAACTGGTCAATGCGGCACGTGCTGATCCGTTGGGGACCGCCGCGCAAGCCGGATATCCGCTGAATGACGGTTTGTCGCCAGGGACGATTTCCTCGAGCCCCAAGCAACCCTTGGCCCCCAATCAACAATTGATTGCGGCGGCACGCGGTCACAGTCGGGACATGATCGACCGTGCGTATTTCGACCACGTTTCGCCGGATGGAAAAGATCCCGGCCAGCGCATTCGCGAATCCGGATATTCGCCTCGACGCTGGGGCGAAAACATCAGCGCGATTTATGGTTGGTTTGGAGATCAGTCGGATACGCAATTCCATCACTGGAATTTGTTCGACAGTCCTCCACACCGAGTCAATATCATGGATGACTCGTTTCGAGAGATCGGCGTCGGCGCGGTGGCGATCGACGGCGATGATCTTCTGACGCAGGTATACGGCACCAGGAACGGGAATGCCTTCTTGACGGGCGTGGCGTTTGCCGAAGGCAACTTTGATCGGATGTACTCGATCGGTGAAGAGTTAGCGGAGCTTCGAATCGAAGCACGCAATCAAAATGGCGGTGTGTACGAGACCGTCACAGGACCGTCGGGCGGGTATGCATTGGCGGTTCCCAACGGTGTCTATGAAATGACCGCGACGGGTGCAGGGCTTGATCAGCCGATTGTGGTGTCGGGGGTTACCATGGCCGGTCGAAATGTCAAAGTCGACTTTGTCACGGGGATGACGGAGATTGGCCCCGATTCGTACGAGCCCAACGATGGGTTTGCCAAGGCTGTCGCGATCGACAGCGGTTCTGTTGTGATCAACGATCTGACCATTGATCATGCCGGTGACTTGGATCATTTTCGGTGGCAATCCCGATCGGCGGGCACCGTCACGGTCTTGCTAGAGGGCCAGTCCGATGGTGGCGACATCGATTTGTCGGTCTACGATGCCGATGAGGCGTTCGTTACAGGATCGACGAATTACGGTGACGAGGAATCGGTGCTGTTTCAGGCCGAGGCGGGGGCTGTCTATGTCTTGAAAGTCGAAGGATATGCGGGCGAATTGCATCCCGGATATCGTTTGATTGTGGAGGCGCCCCGACCACCGAAACTGAACGATGATGGTGCGTTGACCGCGGCAGGCACCTCGGTTCAGATCGATCTGCTTGCCAATGATGTTGTGGGCGATCAGCCATTGGATGCCTTGACGATGCGGATTCGTGTGCCAGCCAACAACGGAAACGTCGAAATCGATGAGGCGGGGATCGCAACGTACACTCCGGATCCGGAATTCCTTGGCACAGATTCATTCACCTACGATGTCGCCGATGAAATGCAGCGGGTCGGCGAACCCGCCACAGTATTTATTCATGTCGGCGTTCAGCCAGAGCACAATCCCCAGAATCGCTATGACGTCAGCGGTGAAGGCGACGTGTCGGCGTACGACGCGTTGCTGGTCATCAATCGGCTTGGCAGGGAACTTGGATCCACGCAGTCGGAGATCCCTGTTTCTATGGCCGGTCACGGTTATCCGTTCTATGACGTCGATGGAAGTGGAACGATATCCAGCTACGACGCATTGCTGGTGATCAATCAGGTATCGCGTGGTCGCTATGCCGCGGAACCAGAATCGACGGAGGCCGACGTGCAGCGGCCGAACCGTGTCTCACCAGCGATGCAAAGCAAAGATGACCCGTTCGTCCAATGGATCGACGAAGGATTGAAGCAGCTGTTTTAG